The following proteins come from a genomic window of Pangasianodon hypophthalmus isolate fPanHyp1 chromosome 24, fPanHyp1.pri, whole genome shotgun sequence:
- the LOC113542601 gene encoding trichohyalin-like has product MRLEMETARVTERQISEAREKAKRETEIQTEKQTEIKTQQEKRQRKQEMEKQREEEELKRNLEMLKTRMKNEEQEYNEMHRVIQKELEKDNLKKEPKESEREEEMENENEKMAENMAVKEKCKWIEMQFDKERKVVEERAMALLEKSERTGESNRQDMDRQKMEKERQIGGELQINNTKIEREKQKVTEQKEKQRKVEEHFWDTANLAKSEEIKKLSPKNEESFEIDLELQSQMGERNQRKEAMLMETEKQRDEEPMKERQERQLKIQQMQEARQKHAERQTKRKRELMQKLFPQIVSPSLQKEGDGGKKTERRRHRIPLNKEQQQESSEQGKEHQEQVELQSDRRNRQLDKMKKGIQTVLQEMNRQKAMERLQIKERQEEIKGQLKVKTSERQDMKRQLMEKERQVRKESQINKTEIEREKQKVLVTEQEEKQRTMEEHLWDTESLPKFDEIQKCSSKYEEKLNERNQRKKEMLLETEKQRDEEPMKDRQARLLKIQQMQEARQKHAEKQTKRKRELMLKIFSQRMSPVYKEHQHKHQQEHQLEHQQESSEPEQKNQEQVRFQRPVSSSGVWLINIKPLESSKGPAEQQMKLDQLSTSAPETQPEESVRDKSSYDPEDPEPQALTQPKTVEEQSLETSVPPDGSEDSGEMAVEMKDVTSQDTESEKRDGPKHKSIRRRIFGWINKKLKESHKNAIAKSFETEKKHGDRRYLMRNTRQWTTEAAIQQQKREGLQKKEKKREELEARWRAWEEKRAKKKEEKKEEEKRKAEEEHEIPHLKTYAYCYIR; this is encoded by the exons ATGAGACTAGAGATGGAGACAgccagagtgacagagagacaaatCTCTGAGGCAAGAGAGAaggcaaagagagagactgaaatccagacagagaaacaaacagagatTAAGACTCAACAGGAGAAAAGACAGAGGAAGCAGGAAAtggagaagcagagagaggaggaggaattAAAACGAAACCTTGAAATGCTAAAGACcagaatgaagaatgaagaacAAGAATACAATGAAATGCACCGAGTAATACAAAAAGAATTAGAAAAAGACAACCTTAAGAAGGAACCAaaggaaagtgagagagaggaggaaatggagaatgaaaatgaaaagatggCAGAGAATATGGCAGTAAAGGAGAAATGCAAGTGGATAGAGATGCAGTTTGATAAGGAGAGAAAAGTGGTGGAAGAGAGAGCAATGGCCCTGCTAGAGAAAAGTGAGAGAACAGGAGAGAGCAATAGACAGGACATGGACagacagaaaatggaaaaagagagacaaatagGAGGGGAGTTGCAAATTAACAACActaagatagagagagagaaacagaaagtgacagaacaaaaggaaaaacagaggAAAGTGGAAGAACACTTCTGGGATACTGCAAATCTGGCAAAGTCAGAGGAGATTAAGAAActttcacccaaaaatgaaGAAAGCTTTGAAATAGATTTAGAACTGCAGAGCCAGATGGGTGAAAGGAACCAGAGAAAGGAAGCGATGCTCATGGAAACTGAGAAGCAAAGAGATGAGGAACcaatgaaagaaagacaagagaGACAGTTGAAGATTCAGCAAATGCAGGAGGCAAGACAGAAACAtgcagaaagacaaacaaaacgCAAGAGAGAGCTGATGCAGAAGCTGTTCCCTCAGATAGTGAGCCCATCATTGCAGAAAGAGGGAGATGGGGGCAAGAAGACTGAGCGCAGACGCCACAGAATTCCTTTAAATAAGGAACAACAACAGGAAAGCTCTGAGCAGGGGAAAGAACATCAGGAGCAAGTGGAACTTCAGAGTGACAGAAGAAACAGACAAttggacaaaatgaagaagggAATACAGACTGTGCTGCaggagatgaacagacagaaagcAATGGAAAGGctacaaataaaagaaagacaagaGGAAATAAAAGGACAGCTTAAAGTAAAGACCAGTGAGAGACAGGACATGAAGAGACAGctgatggaaaaagaaagacaagtaAGAAAGGAGTCACAAATTAACAAgactgagatagagagagagaaacagaaagtgcTAGTGACAGAACAAGAGGAAAAACAGAGGACAATGGAAGAGCACCTCTGGGATACTGAAAGCCTGCCAAAGTTCGATGAGATTCAGAAATGCTCATCCAAatatgaagaaaagctgaatgaaaggaaccagagaaagaaagagatgctTCTGGAAACTGAGAAGCAAAGAGATGAGGAACCAATGAAAGACAGACAAGCGAGACTGTTGAAAATACAGCAAATGCAGGAGGCAAGACAGAAAcatgcagaaaaacaaacaaaacgcaAGAGAGAGCTGATGCTGAAGATATTCTCTCAGAGAATGAGCCCTGTATATAAGGAACACCAGCACAAACACCAGCAGGAACACCAGCTGGAACACCAGCAGGAAAGCTCTGAGCCAGAGCAAAAAAATCAGGAGCAAGTGAGATTTCAGAGACCTGTTTCCTCATCAGGTGTCTGGCTCATAAATATTAAACCCCTTGAGTCGAGCAAAGGCCCTGCAGAACAGCAGATGAAATTAGACCAACTGTCAACATCTGCCCCTGAGACACAGCCAGAGGAGAGTGTGAGGGACAAGAGCAGCTATGATCCTGAGGATCCTGAACCTCAGGCTTTGACTCAGCCGAAAACAGTGGAGGAACAATCTTTGGAGACCTCTGTCCCCCCTGATGGCTCAGAGGATAGTGGGGAAATGGCAGTTGAGATGAAGGATGTAACCAGCCAAGACACAGAGTCTGAAAAAAGAGATGGACCAAAGCACAAGAGCATTAGGAGGAGAATATTTGGCTGGATCAATAAAAAACTAAAGGAGAGTCATAAAAATGCAATAGCCAAGAGCTTTGAGACAGAGAAGAAACATGGAGATAGACGTTACCTTATGA GAAATACTCGTCAGTGGACAACAGAGGCAGCAATTCAGCAGCAGAAAAGAGAGGGACTgcaaaagaaggagaaaaaaagggagGAGCTTGAGGCCCGCTGGAGAGCATGGGAGGAAAAACGGGccaagaaaaaagaagaaaagaaagaggaggaaaagaggaaggcTGAAGAAGAACATGAAATACCCCACCTGAAAACATATGCATATTGTTACATTCGCTAA